The Longimicrobium sp. region CCATTCCCCATTCCCCATTCCCCATTCCCCGCCGGCTCCCTTCCACCCCGCCGCGGCGCGTGGTATCTTGCCCGCATGCCGAACCCCCTGGAGCCCCGCCCGTGACCCGCGTGCTCGAAGTTCCGCCGACGCTGGACTCCGACGCCTTCGACCGCCTGGTGGAAGGCGCGGAAGGCGCGGGCGAAGAGCGCCTGCTGGTGGACGCGCGCCACGTCCGCTTCGCCGATCCGTACGGGATGGTGGGGCTGCTTGCCCTCGGCGAGCGCTACGGCACCCCGGACCAGCGCCCGATCCTCCACCTCCCCACGGCGCCCGAAGTCACCGGGTACCTGGGGCGCATGGGGTTCCTCACGGCCGCCGAGCACGTCTTCGAGCTGCACAACGTGCCCAAGGGGCGGCGCGAGGGGCCGTCGGTGCTCCTCCCCATCACCGTCATCGACACGCACGAGGACGTCCACGGCGTCATCGACGTGCTGAACGAGGGGCGCATCTCGTCGCTCCTCAGCGAGCAGCTCGGCTACTCGCGGGCGGACGCCATCGGCTTCAGCATGCTCCTCTCGGAGGTGTCGCAGAACATCATCGAGCACGCGGACGCACCGGGCTGGGTCTCCATCCAGACGTACGATTGGAGCCGGCGCAAGGTGGGGCGGCGCGTCGCGGTGATCGCGGTGATGGACCTGGGGATCGGCTTCCAGGGGTCGCTGCAGCGCGAGCACTCCGCCCGCTTCGGCGAGCGCTGGGGCGACGCGACGGCGCTCGAGGCGGCGTTCATCCACGGCGTCACCCGCTTCCGCGACCCGGGGCGTGGGCAGGGGCTCAAGCAGATCCGCAAGAAGGTGGGGCGCTGGGGAGGGAAGATCGCCATCCGCAGCGGCACCGCCCGCATCGCCGACGTGCCGGAGTGGGACGACGGGGTGCCGATGGAAAAGGACCTGGCCCCA contains the following coding sequences:
- a CDS encoding ATP-binding protein, whose product is MTRVLEVPPTLDSDAFDRLVEGAEGAGEERLLVDARHVRFADPYGMVGLLALGERYGTPDQRPILHLPTAPEVTGYLGRMGFLTAAEHVFELHNVPKGRREGPSVLLPITVIDTHEDVHGVIDVLNEGRISSLLSEQLGYSRADAIGFSMLLSEVSQNIIEHADAPGWVSIQTYDWSRRKVGRRVAVIAVMDLGIGFQGSLQREHSARFGERWGDATALEAAFIHGVTRFRDPGRGQGLKQIRKKVGRWGGKIAIRSGTARIADVPEWDDGVPMEKDLAPFPGAQILIVLPAKDPAGPAPDAPRARPGLRARP